From Paracoccus suum, the proteins below share one genomic window:
- a CDS encoding D-cysteine desulfhydrase, translating to MTNDLQLQTARKPDARTWDGPASRIREALDRCPRLALSHGPTPLERMERLEAALGGPKLWVKRDDCTGLATGGNKTRKLEYLVGEALAVDADTLITTGAVQSNHARQTAAAAAKAGLDCVLVLLDKVPIQDAAYQFGGNVLLDHLLGATIRRYPADADPVAEMERIAAELRAAGKRPYIIPGGGSNPVGSRGYVECALELAEQSAAQGFEPDAVIVGAGSAGTQAGLVAGLVGLGLKTQVIGVSVGPERAPLEELVAQMTAQTMAELDLGPLDRARIEADDGYVGPGYGLPTDAMVEAVGMAARLEALVLDPVYTGKAMSGLIGAARAGRFDGMRNAIFIHTGGSVVIGNYRGSFAVPGDPA from the coding sequence ATGACCAATGACCTGCAACTGCAAACGGCCCGCAAACCCGACGCGCGCACCTGGGACGGTCCCGCGTCCCGCATCCGCGAGGCGCTGGACCGCTGTCCCCGGCTGGCCCTGTCCCATGGGCCAACGCCGCTGGAACGGATGGAGCGTCTCGAGGCGGCGCTGGGTGGGCCGAAACTGTGGGTCAAGCGGGATGATTGCACCGGCCTCGCCACCGGCGGGAACAAGACGCGCAAGCTGGAATATCTGGTCGGCGAAGCGCTGGCAGTAGATGCGGACACGTTGATCACCACGGGCGCCGTCCAGTCGAACCACGCTCGCCAGACCGCTGCGGCGGCGGCCAAGGCAGGCTTGGACTGCGTTCTCGTCCTGCTGGACAAGGTGCCGATCCAGGACGCGGCCTACCAGTTCGGCGGCAACGTGCTGCTGGATCACCTGCTGGGCGCGACCATCCGGCGCTATCCCGCGGACGCCGACCCCGTGGCTGAGATGGAGCGAATCGCGGCGGAGTTGCGGGCGGCCGGCAAGCGGCCCTACATCATCCCCGGCGGCGGCTCTAACCCGGTCGGCAGCCGCGGCTACGTCGAATGCGCGCTGGAGTTGGCCGAACAATCGGCGGCGCAGGGGTTCGAGCCTGATGCGGTCATTGTCGGTGCGGGGAGTGCCGGCACACAGGCAGGCCTCGTCGCGGGTCTCGTCGGGCTGGGCCTAAAAACGCAGGTCATCGGCGTCAGCGTGGGACCGGAGCGCGCACCGCTGGAGGAACTGGTTGCGCAGATGACGGCACAGACCATGGCTGAACTGGACCTCGGCCCGCTCGACCGTGCGCGCATCGAGGCCGACGACGGCTACGTCGGGCCGGGCTACGGCCTGCCGACCGACGCGATGGTCGAGGCCGTCGGCATGGCCGCGCGGCTGGAGGCGCTGGTGCTGGACCCGGTCTACACCGGCAAGGCCATGTCCGGCCTGATCGGTGCGGCGCGCGCGGGCCGTTTCGATGGCATGCGGAACGCGATCTTCATTCATACCGGCGGCAGCGTCGTCATCGGCAATTATCGCGGCTCCTTCGCTGTGCCGGGCGATCCCGCATGA
- a CDS encoding D-cysteine desulfhydrase, whose amino-acid sequence MHLSRFPRVRIGHSNTPLEPMPRLSAELGGPDLWIKRDDCTGLATGGNKTRKLEFLIADALEQGADTVITQGATQSNHARQTAAAAAKVGLACVILLEDRTGYTDAAYTGSGNVLLDHILGAPTRTYPGGTDMAAAMEEVAEELRGKGAKPYVIPGGGSNPVGALGYVNCAIELVAQAHEMGLRIDHLVHATGSAGTQAGLVAGLEGMRSGIPVLGIGVRAPKEKQEENVYKLAAATADLLGIPGAIARESVRANCDYVGQGYGIPTDGMVEAVAMLARTEGVLLDPVYSGKGMAGLIDLCRKGHFKKGENVVFLHTGGAVGLFGYVDAFTHVQPDFDSTVAHS is encoded by the coding sequence ATGCATCTGTCCCGCTTTCCGCGCGTGCGCATCGGCCATTCGAACACGCCCCTTGAACCGATGCCGCGGCTCAGCGCCGAGTTGGGCGGCCCGGATCTTTGGATCAAACGGGACGACTGCACGGGCCTGGCGACGGGGGGCAACAAGACCCGCAAGCTGGAGTTTCTGATCGCCGACGCGCTGGAGCAGGGCGCCGACACGGTGATCACCCAGGGCGCGACCCAGTCCAACCACGCCCGTCAGACGGCCGCGGCCGCCGCCAAGGTCGGCCTTGCCTGCGTCATCCTGCTGGAGGACCGGACGGGCTACACCGACGCCGCCTATACCGGCTCGGGCAACGTGCTGCTGGATCATATCCTCGGAGCGCCGACGCGCACCTATCCGGGCGGCACCGATATGGCCGCCGCGATGGAGGAAGTTGCCGAAGAACTGCGCGGCAAAGGGGCCAAGCCCTACGTCATCCCCGGAGGCGGCTCGAACCCGGTCGGCGCACTGGGCTATGTCAACTGCGCGATCGAGTTGGTGGCGCAGGCGCACGAGATGGGCCTGCGCATCGACCACCTGGTCCATGCCACCGGCAGCGCCGGCACCCAGGCGGGACTTGTCGCCGGCCTCGAAGGGATGCGCAGCGGGATTCCCGTCCTCGGGATCGGCGTCCGGGCGCCGAAGGAAAAGCAGGAAGAGAATGTCTACAAACTGGCGGCCGCCACCGCCGATCTGCTGGGCATCCCCGGCGCCATTGCGCGCGAATCCGTGCGCGCGAATTGCGATTATGTCGGGCAGGGCTACGGCATCCCGACCGACGGCATGGTCGAGGCAGTGGCGATGCTGGCCCGGACCGAGGGCGTGTTGCTGGACCCGGTCTATTCGGGCAAGGGCATGGCTGGCCTGATCGACCTGTGCCGCAAGGGACATTTCAAGAAGGGCGAGAACGTGGTGTTCCTGCACACTGGCGGCGCAGTGGGCCTCTTCGGCTATGTCGACGCCTTCACTCACGTGCAGCCCGACTTCGACAGCACCGTCGCCCATAGCTGA
- a CDS encoding aspartate/glutamate racemase family protein produces MEKASLGKHLTLGVIGGMGPTASLDFLSKLIAATPVTCEQDHIRVILDSNPKVPERNQAISAQARGETPELGDPGPELAAMARGLQVAGADFLIMACNTAHAFAPEIKAAITIPFVSMVDETVAHAAATARGAVGILATQGCVDAALYQTALDGVGIKAIVLEPEAQARFMELLHEIKLGDLSGRVRAGMAELGRSLIRRGAGAIIAGCTEVPLVLSQDDIEVPLLDSTDHLARRCVRYARGIEPLPKPLAPIRNNAKV; encoded by the coding sequence ATGGAAAAAGCTTCCCTCGGCAAACATCTGACGCTGGGCGTTATCGGCGGCATGGGGCCGACGGCCAGCCTCGATTTCCTGTCCAAGCTGATCGCGGCCACACCTGTCACCTGTGAGCAGGACCACATCCGCGTCATTCTGGACAGCAATCCCAAGGTACCCGAACGCAACCAGGCGATCAGTGCCCAAGCGCGGGGCGAGACTCCCGAACTGGGCGATCCCGGCCCGGAGCTGGCGGCCATGGCGCGGGGCCTGCAGGTGGCCGGGGCGGATTTTCTGATCATGGCATGCAACACCGCCCATGCCTTCGCGCCGGAGATCAAGGCGGCGATCACCATTCCATTTGTCAGCATGGTGGACGAGACGGTGGCCCACGCCGCGGCGACCGCTCGCGGTGCGGTCGGAATCCTGGCCACGCAAGGCTGCGTCGACGCCGCCCTTTACCAGACCGCACTCGATGGTGTGGGCATCAAGGCGATCGTACTGGAGCCGGAGGCCCAGGCACGCTTCATGGAACTGCTGCACGAGATCAAGCTGGGCGACCTGTCGGGCCGTGTGCGCGCCGGCATGGCCGAACTTGGCCGCAGCCTGATCCGTCGCGGGGCCGGTGCTATCATCGCCGGCTGCACCGAGGTCCCTTTGGTGCTGAGCCAGGACGATATCGAGGTTCCGCTGCTCGACAGCACCGACCATCTTGCGCGGCGCTGCGTGCGCTACGCTCGCGGCATTGAGCCGTTGCCCAAGCCGCTGGCCCCCATCCGCAACAATGCAAAGGTCTGA
- a CDS encoding LysR family transcriptional regulator yields MELNWLEDFVAVARARNFSAAARLRHVTQPALSRRVRALEEWYGQTLFDRSSYPVSLTDPGTAFLPVAEQVVADLYRSRRAARARGQADGVARFAMPHSLAAGFFPLWWRGCAAAEKAIPSVVAADLDECVAMLMNGACQFLICYQHAAEASDLDGQAISSTVIGEDRFIPVHAPGLDWIAAPPGPGGQPVPLLGYHKHSFLGRLSEALVAKLEQQRPVRLVYQTALVDSLRTETLLGGGLAWLPERVVAEDIASGRLCRLANDDLAAPLTILLCQPEGAPVPFQKASGVPAVSPNPRRPRKRGPSP; encoded by the coding sequence ATGGAATTGAACTGGCTGGAAGATTTCGTCGCGGTCGCCCGGGCCCGTAACTTCTCTGCTGCCGCGCGGCTGCGCCATGTGACTCAGCCTGCCCTCAGCAGGCGGGTGCGCGCGCTCGAGGAATGGTACGGTCAGACGCTGTTCGATCGCAGCAGCTATCCGGTCTCGCTGACAGATCCCGGGACCGCCTTCCTGCCGGTCGCCGAACAGGTGGTCGCCGACCTTTATCGCAGCCGGCGGGCAGCGCGGGCGCGTGGGCAGGCGGACGGGGTGGCGCGCTTTGCCATGCCGCATTCGCTGGCCGCCGGCTTTTTCCCCTTGTGGTGGCGCGGCTGCGCAGCGGCGGAGAAGGCGATCCCTTCTGTGGTCGCGGCCGACCTCGACGAATGCGTCGCGATGCTGATGAACGGCGCCTGCCAGTTCCTGATCTGCTACCAACATGCCGCCGAGGCGAGCGATCTGGACGGGCAGGCCATCAGTTCGACCGTGATCGGCGAGGATCGCTTCATCCCGGTCCATGCGCCCGGGCTGGACTGGATCGCCGCGCCGCCGGGGCCGGGGGGCCAGCCTGTCCCGCTGCTGGGCTATCACAAGCATTCGTTCCTGGGCCGCCTGTCCGAGGCCCTCGTCGCCAAGTTGGAACAGCAACGGCCGGTGCGGCTGGTCTATCAGACGGCGCTGGTCGATTCGCTGCGGACCGAAACGCTGCTGGGCGGCGGCCTGGCGTGGCTGCCAGAACGAGTCGTGGCCGAGGATATCGCCTCGGGCCGGCTGTGCCGGCTGGCGAATGACGATCTGGCGGCCCCGCTGACCATCCTTCTCTGCCAGCCCGAAGGGGCGCCCGTGCCGTTCCAGAAAGCATCGGGAGTGCCGGCAGTCAGTCCAAACCCTCGCCGTCCGCGTAAGCGCGGACCATCTCCATGA
- a CDS encoding LysR substrate-binding domain-containing protein, with protein MTIEQLRIFLEVARLSHVTRAAEVLGLTQSAVSAAIMALEARHGVALFHRVGRRIEITPAGTVLIDHARQILRQMAEAEAALNDSSGRIAGPLRVQASQTVASYFLPPVLVAYRSRYPDVLLGFADGNTASVAQAVADGEADLGVVEGLVLRPEIEVTPLISDRLAVLVGPRHPWADGRRLRKPDLQAASWVLREAGSGTRAAFDAALAAEGIDSAQLAVTLELPSNEACIAAVETGHAATAISERAAAAYLAQGLIIAAGHDFAPRWFTLLRHKDRAPGPTARAFMEMVRAYADGEGLD; from the coding sequence ATGACCATCGAGCAGTTGCGCATTTTTCTGGAGGTCGCGCGCCTCAGCCACGTCACCCGCGCCGCCGAGGTTCTGGGCCTGACGCAATCTGCGGTCAGCGCAGCGATCATGGCGCTCGAGGCGCGCCACGGCGTTGCGCTGTTCCACCGCGTCGGCCGCCGGATCGAGATCACCCCCGCAGGTACCGTCCTGATCGACCATGCCCGCCAGATCCTGCGTCAGATGGCCGAGGCGGAGGCGGCGCTGAACGACAGCAGCGGGCGGATCGCCGGACCCTTGCGGGTGCAGGCCAGCCAGACCGTCGCCAGCTATTTCCTGCCGCCGGTGCTCGTCGCCTATCGCTCGCGCTATCCCGATGTCTTGCTGGGCTTTGCCGATGGCAACACGGCCTCGGTTGCGCAGGCGGTCGCGGATGGCGAGGCCGACCTCGGGGTAGTCGAAGGGCTGGTGCTGCGGCCCGAGATCGAAGTCACACCGTTGATTTCGGACCGGCTGGCGGTGCTGGTCGGGCCGCGCCACCCTTGGGCCGATGGTCGGCGGTTGCGGAAGCCGGACCTCCAGGCCGCGTCATGGGTGCTGCGCGAAGCCGGGTCGGGCACGCGCGCCGCCTTTGATGCGGCGCTGGCTGCCGAGGGGATCGACAGCGCGCAACTGGCGGTGACACTGGAGTTGCCGTCGAACGAGGCCTGCATCGCAGCCGTCGAGACGGGTCACGCAGCGACAGCGATTTCCGAGCGCGCGGCTGCAGCCTACCTGGCGCAGGGGCTGATCATCGCCGCCGGCCATGATTTTGCCCCGCGTTGGTTCACTTTATTGCGGCACAAGGACCGAGCGCCGGGGCCAACGGCGCGCGCGTTCATGGAGATGGTCCGCGCTTACGCGGACGGCGAGGGTTTGGACTGA
- a CDS encoding YeiH family protein, with the protein MSAANENILPATFWGGKVPGLALAGAIAAAALTLRSMTGIGALSPMLVAVFVGIAIRLLVAPGEQFTPGLRFATRPVLRLGIILLGAQVTLTAIISLGLAPLLVAGLTLAATYTAVVGVGRLIGVPLPLSQLIAAGTSVCGASAIVAANAVARGEEEDVGYAVACVTLFGTIAMLALPLLAPVLGLSTPQFGVWTGASIHEVAQVTAAAFQRGVESGQVGTLTKLIRVMLLAPLIITMTAFARTGRRTAAQAPFPWFVIWFLVLVGINSTGIVPDWTRPHLSLASAFCMVTGLAAMGLGMDLRQLRNRGLKPLMLGLFGLGFVTTVSLLLVKTVM; encoded by the coding sequence ATGAGCGCCGCAAACGAGAATATTTTACCTGCAACCTTCTGGGGCGGAAAAGTGCCCGGCCTGGCCCTTGCGGGCGCCATCGCCGCCGCTGCGCTGACCTTGCGCAGCATGACCGGCATCGGCGCGCTCAGTCCGATGCTGGTCGCGGTTTTCGTCGGCATCGCCATCCGGCTGCTGGTCGCACCGGGCGAGCAGTTCACGCCCGGCCTGCGCTTTGCGACCCGCCCGGTCCTGCGGTTGGGGATCATCCTGCTTGGGGCCCAGGTGACGCTCACCGCGATCATCAGTCTTGGCCTCGCGCCGCTGCTCGTCGCCGGCCTGACCCTCGCCGCGACCTATACGGCGGTCGTCGGCGTCGGCCGCCTGATCGGCGTGCCGTTGCCGCTGTCACAGCTGATCGCTGCAGGCACCTCGGTCTGTGGCGCCTCGGCCATTGTCGCCGCGAACGCCGTCGCGCGCGGCGAGGAAGAGGACGTGGGCTACGCCGTCGCCTGCGTGACCCTGTTCGGCACCATCGCCATGCTGGCCCTGCCGCTGCTGGCCCCGGTGCTGGGGCTTTCGACGCCGCAATTCGGCGTCTGGACCGGCGCCAGCATCCACGAGGTCGCCCAGGTCACCGCAGCCGCCTTCCAGCGCGGGGTGGAATCCGGGCAGGTCGGGACACTGACCAAGCTGATCCGCGTCATGCTGCTGGCGCCGTTGATAATCACCATGACCGCCTTTGCCCGCACCGGCCGCCGCACCGCTGCGCAGGCACCGTTTCCGTGGTTCGTGATCTGGTTCCTGGTCCTTGTCGGGATCAACAGCACCGGCATCGTGCCCGATTGGACGCGCCCTCACCTGTCGCTCGCCTCGGCCTTCTGCATGGTCACCGGCCTTGCGGCGATGGGCCTCGGCATGGACCTGCGCCAGCTGCGCAACCGCGGCCTGAAGCCGCTGATGCTGGGACTGTTCGGTCTGGGCTTCGTCACGACGGTCTCGCTGCTGCTCGTAAAGACCGTCATGTAG
- a CDS encoding 5-bromo-4-chloroindolyl phosphate hydrolysis family protein: MAVRFGGQFSPGAKEPEEASVPLRAAPGHLRHRLESRTAWITAAASPLLMTAFFQDPAGMAANFAGFGIIAAGMMLTREGLQAEAAYDARRVARRPAYPRKLFGGVLTGLGLAIGAAEPGALAGAGIIGLVGGALHWLSFGGDPMRDKGMSDTDAFQQDRIARIIAEAEAHLAAMQTAVQRTGDPAIEDEVARFAATARGLFGRLEDNPTELASARRYLGVWLLGARDATIKFADIFARTRDSASRGAWQALMGDLTTEFAARSARMIEGGRTDMSIEISVLRERLAREGLAAPSGGIDAAAVAPTTAQVEDQRAVTLDELLRTPADKVRQ, encoded by the coding sequence ATGGCGGTGCGGTTCGGGGGGCAATTCTCGCCCGGGGCGAAAGAGCCCGAGGAGGCATCGGTACCGCTGCGCGCGGCCCCAGGTCATCTGCGCCACCGGTTGGAATCGCGGACCGCATGGATCACGGCCGCAGCCTCGCCGCTGCTGATGACTGCGTTCTTTCAGGACCCCGCCGGCATGGCCGCCAATTTCGCCGGCTTTGGCATCATCGCCGCCGGCATGATGCTGACCCGGGAAGGATTGCAGGCCGAGGCGGCCTATGATGCCCGCCGCGTCGCCCGTCGCCCGGCCTATCCGCGCAAGCTCTTCGGCGGTGTGTTGACCGGCCTCGGCCTTGCTATCGGCGCGGCCGAGCCGGGTGCGCTGGCCGGGGCCGGCATCATCGGCTTGGTCGGCGGCGCGCTGCACTGGCTGTCCTTCGGCGGCGATCCGATGCGCGACAAGGGCATGTCCGATACCGACGCGTTCCAGCAGGACCGCATCGCCCGGATCATCGCCGAGGCCGAGGCCCACCTTGCCGCAATGCAGACCGCCGTGCAGCGCACCGGCGATCCCGCCATCGAGGACGAAGTCGCGCGTTTCGCCGCGACCGCCCGCGGCCTTTTCGGCCGGCTTGAGGACAACCCGACCGAGTTGGCCTCGGCCCGGCGCTATCTGGGCGTCTGGCTGCTGGGCGCGCGCGATGCGACGATCAAGTTCGCCGACATCTTTGCCCGCACCCGCGATTCCGCGTCCCGCGGCGCCTGGCAGGCTTTGATGGGCGATCTGACGACCGAATTCGCCGCACGCTCAGCCCGGATGATCGAGGGCGGCCGAACCGACATGTCTATCGAGATCAGCGTACTGCGCGAGCGTCTGGCGCGTGAGGGGCTGGCCGCCCCCTCGGGCGGAATCGATGCTGCTGCAGTGGCGCCTACGACGGCTCAGGTCGAGGATCAGCGCGCCGTCACCCTGGACGAATTGCTGCGCACCCCCGCCGACAAGGTCAGGCAGTGA
- the truA gene encoding tRNA pseudouridine(38-40) synthase TruA: MPRYALLIEYDGRPFAGWQAQQGQPSVQGRIEAALARIDPGFAAGARIAAAGRTDAGVHASGQVAHADLAREWDPFRLAAALNAHLRPDPVAIIAASLVTDDFNARFSAIGRRYLFRILSRRAPPVLDAGQVWHIRQPLDLAAMRAGAAHLIGRHDFTTFRSAMCQAASPEKTLDEIAITAVPRPYGVEVQLRLAARSFLHNQVRSIVGSLERVGVGAWPPDRIAEALAARDRAACGPVCPPGGLALTGVAYPVDPFAG, translated from the coding sequence ATGCCGCGCTACGCCCTCTTGATCGAATACGACGGTCGCCCGTTCGCCGGCTGGCAAGCGCAGCAAGGCCAGCCATCCGTGCAAGGCCGGATCGAAGCCGCGCTGGCCCGGATTGATCCGGGTTTCGCGGCCGGCGCACGGATCGCGGCGGCCGGGCGCACCGATGCCGGCGTTCATGCCAGCGGGCAGGTCGCCCATGCCGATCTGGCGCGGGAATGGGATCCGTTCCGCCTCGCCGCCGCCCTGAACGCCCATCTTCGTCCCGATCCGGTGGCGATCATCGCCGCCAGCTTGGTGACCGACGATTTCAACGCCCGTTTTTCCGCCATCGGCCGGCGCTACCTGTTCCGCATCCTGTCGCGGCGCGCGCCGCCGGTACTGGATGCGGGCCAGGTCTGGCACATCCGCCAGCCACTCGATCTGGCGGCGATGCGGGCTGGTGCGGCACATCTTATCGGGCGGCACGATTTCACCACCTTCCGATCGGCCATGTGCCAAGCGGCCTCGCCAGAAAAGACCCTGGACGAGATCGCGATCACCGCCGTGCCGCGCCCCTACGGGGTCGAGGTGCAACTGCGCCTCGCGGCTCGCAGCTTCTTGCACAACCAGGTGCGCAGCATCGTCGGCTCGCTTGAGCGGGTGGGCGTCGGGGCATGGCCACCGGACCGGATCGCCGAGGCGCTGGCGGCGCGCGACCGCGCGGCCTGCGGGCCGGTCTGTCCGCCCGGGGGACTGGCACTGACCGGCGTCGCCTACCCGGTCGATCCGTTTGCGGGCTAG
- a CDS encoding sugar transferase, whose protein sequence is MTIQHDWHGSDRGKAATVKAVDWSWPGAAPRAADSLALRPHAIASRVDWAKRLFDIVFALLLLIPLSVLMLAVAVLLAIRQGRPILYAAPRMKSPTEEFTQWKFRTMACDSADSGASGAHKNWRITRIGRVLRRTRIDELPQLFNILRGDMSFVGPRPPLREYVDRFPLCYARTLQSRPGVTGLATLIYHRYEDRIMAACETAEATEAAYYRRCLPMKFRIDTLYQQRHSLRLDLWIIWQTVMTVLTNADVGTRKRRGLARARARRRA, encoded by the coding sequence TTGACCATCCAGCATGATTGGCACGGTTCCGATCGGGGCAAGGCTGCGACCGTCAAGGCCGTGGACTGGTCATGGCCCGGCGCCGCGCCGCGTGCAGCCGACAGCCTCGCCCTTCGGCCCCATGCCATCGCCTCGCGCGTGGACTGGGCCAAGCGCTTGTTTGACATCGTTTTTGCCCTGCTGCTCCTGATCCCGCTTTCGGTGCTTATGCTTGCGGTAGCGGTTTTGCTCGCCATCCGGCAAGGGCGCCCGATCCTTTATGCCGCGCCGCGCATGAAAAGCCCGACCGAGGAATTCACGCAGTGGAAGTTCCGCACAATGGCGTGTGATTCTGCGGACAGCGGCGCATCGGGTGCGCACAAGAACTGGCGCATCACCCGCATCGGCCGCGTTCTGCGCCGCACCCGCATCGACGAACTGCCGCAACTGTTCAACATCCTGCGCGGCGACATGAGCTTTGTCGGACCGCGCCCGCCTCTGCGCGAATATGTAGACCGCTTCCCGCTGTGCTATGCTCGCACGCTGCAATCGCGCCCGGGCGTCACCGGCCTCGCCACGCTGATTTATCACCGGTACGAAGACCGCATCATGGCTGCCTGCGAGACCGCCGAGGCGACCGAGGCGGCCTATTACCGCCGCTGTCTGCCTATGAAGTTCAGGATCGACACCCTCTATCAGCAGCGTCACAGCCTGCGGCTCGACCTGTGGATCATCTGGCAGACGGTCATGACCGTGCTGACCAACGCTGATGTCGGCACCCGCAAGCGCCGCGGGCTGGCCCGCGCCAGGGCGCGGCGGAGGGCCTAG
- a CDS encoding NifU family protein, with translation MFIQTETTPNPATLKFLPGQPVLVDGTADYPTPQVAENSPLAMRIYRVPGVSGVFLGSDFVTVTKEDAAPWDHIKPGVLGAIMEHYQSGEPAVVTLGDEAVANVSHDPEDDQIVVQIKELLDTRVRPAVAQDGGDITFHGFDRGIVYLHMKGACSGCPSSTLTLKMGIENLLRHYIPEVLEVRPVA, from the coding sequence ATGTTCATTCAAACCGAAACCACCCCCAACCCGGCGACGTTGAAGTTTCTGCCCGGTCAGCCGGTGCTGGTCGATGGCACGGCGGATTACCCCACGCCCCAGGTGGCGGAAAACTCGCCCCTCGCGATGCGCATCTACCGGGTCCCCGGGGTTAGCGGCGTGTTCCTCGGCTCGGACTTCGTCACCGTGACCAAGGAAGATGCGGCCCCTTGGGACCACATCAAGCCGGGCGTTCTGGGCGCCATCATGGAGCATTACCAGTCCGGCGAGCCCGCGGTCGTCACCCTGGGCGACGAGGCGGTCGCCAATGTCTCGCATGATCCGGAGGACGACCAGATCGTCGTCCAGATCAAGGAACTGCTCGATACCCGCGTCCGCCCCGCCGTGGCGCAGGATGGCGGTGACATCACCTTTCACGGGTTTGACCGCGGCATCGTCTACCTGCACATGAAGGGCGCCTGCTCGGGCTGCCCGTCCTCGACGCTGACGTTGAAAATGGGGATCGAGAACCTGCTGCGGCACTACATCCCCGAGGTGCTCGAGGTGCGGCCGG